A region from the Corylus avellana chromosome ca7, CavTom2PMs-1.0 genome encodes:
- the LOC132187337 gene encoding protein ARV 2-like isoform X2, with product MLLIIDLILHKPKAYRHLLYNMLKQELANLEGLWWKSTFGYLFLDAYRSLVLKSSKEEWGLSMSFSSLLWTCGKILTDVFFENFLFLCTFLLATKIFLSRLPGAPRNKDLVLAILISSYFKIFLIAMMAWEFPSSVIFIIDLFVLSSNTMAVKVITGSAMSRCIGACLSAHAVKVLTSQML from the exons ATG CTTCTTATAATTGATTTGATTCTGCACAAGCCCAAAGCATATAGACATCTACTCTATAACATGCTTAAGCAAGAACTTGCAAATCTCGAG GGTTTATGGTGGAAGTCAACTTTTGGTTATCTTTTTTTGGATGCTT ACAGGAGTCTTGTTTTAAAAAGTAGTAAGGAAGAATGGGGTTTGTCCATGAGCTTTTCTTCATTACTTTGGACTTGTGGAAAG ATTTTGACAGATGTATTTTTTGAgaactttttgtttctttgtacCTTTCTTCTTGCAACGAAGATATTTCTGAGCAGATTACCTGGAGCCCCAAG GAACAAAGACCTTGTGCTTGCAATCTTGATTTCAAGTTACTTCAAGATATTTCTTATTGCCATGATG GCCTGGGAGTTTCCATCTTCTGTGATTTTCATCattgatttatttgttttatcatCCAACACAATGGCAGTAAAAG TGATAACCGGATCAGCAATGAGTAGATGCATAGGAGCCTGCCTCAGTGCGCATGCTGTTAAAGTTTTGACCTCTCAGATGCTCTAG
- the LOC132188592 gene encoding protein NTM1-like 9 isoform X2 — MGSMPVGYRFHPTDEELVNHYLKLKMLGKDSLVRDIAEVDICKWEPWDLPGKSAIKSDDLEWFFFCPRDFNGSRTNRATETGYWKVTGRDRKVRARGTNNVIATKKTLVFYKGRVPKGVRTHWVIHEYHPAAAPHVYKNFVLCRLKKKIDEKTNVSTCDEGEASSYTASDFEIPVLDDTNQEPEPNLVSFFGATFQPHDFELSSSLQLQEYDPQGLSFLGPAVSNSHNDEHNRRLCFQSGANEEEDDEFVNSLLVAQDEYSYDEVIHQGNSRAPEPLRKVYFADGGLSSDTDTDTAQTRFETFPRTSILSNKHVGPKQQVQTHTVKTPFGSVSSSSQNHAQHREGRNGFLHNDSLRLDATSDKSICCITRVGSESPPKPQHPRRSRHFVGQRAAQGRSQSQRNSLCKAESEDKAKVASRDGTIVDPTQKEKSITDSNKGLKMARRTNADKSSKSTSSDSVGCDRKGYFTFQETSLPCHDSSPPSVYFLNAIVGIVLFVFVIRELVLYGNWC, encoded by the exons ATGGGGTCAATGCCGGTGGGATACAGATTCCACCCAACCGATGAAGAACTCGTCAACCACTACCTGAAGCTCAAAATGCTCGGCAAGGATTCCCTGGTTCGCGACATCGCTGAAGTTGATATCTGCAAGTGGGAGCCTTGGGACTTGCCTG GGAAGTCGGCGATTAAGTCAGATGACCTTGAATGGTTCTTCTTCTGTCCCCGGGATTTCAACGGTAGCCGGACGAACAGGGCGACTGAGACCGGCTACTGGAAAGTCACCGGTAGGGATCGGAAGGTCAGGGCTAGAGGCACCAACAACGTGATTGCTACAAAGAAGACTCTGGTCTTCTATAAAGGTCGTGTTCCTAAGGGGGTTAGGACCCATTGGGTCATTCACGAATATCACCCAGCTGCCGCACCTCATGTATAT aaaaactttgtcctctgtcgcttaaagaaaaaaatagatgaGAAGACTAATGTGTCAACCTGTGATGAAGGTGAGGCAAGCAGCTATACTGCCTCTGATTTTGAAATTCCGGTTCTAGATGATACAAATCAAGAG CCAGAACCAAACCTGGTATCATTCTTTGGGGCGACCTTTCAGCCACATGATTTTGAATTATCTTCCTCGTTGCAATTGCAAGAATACGATCCTCAGGGGCTCTCTTTCTTGGGTCCCGCAgtttccaatagccataatgaTGAACACAATAGGAGGCTATGTTTTCAGTCTGGCGCTAATGAAGAGGAAGATGATGAGTTCGTGAATTCACTTCTTGTTGCTCAGGATGAATACTCCTATGACGAAGTTATTCACCAGGGCAACTCCAGGGCACCGGAGCCATTGAGAAAGGTGTACTTTGCCGATGGTGGATTGAGCAGTGACACAGACACTGACACAGCTCAAACACGG TTTGAAACTTTTCCGCGAACTTCGATCTTGTCTAATAAGCATGTCGGTCCAAAACAACAAGTGCAAACGCATACGGTTAAAACACCATTTGGAAGTGTATCCTCTTCCTCTCAAAACCATGCCCAGCACAGAGAAGGAAGAAATGGTTTCCTTCATAATGATTCCTTGAGACTTGATGCTACATCTGATAAGAGCATCTGTTGCATTACACGTGTCGGATCAGAATCTCCTCCAAAACCTCAACATCCACGAAGATCCCGCCACTTTGTAGGACAGAGAGCTGCTCAGGGAAGAAGCCAATCACAGAGAAACAGTTTGTGCAAAGCAGAATCGGAAGACAAG GCCAAAGTTGCTTCAAGAGATGGCACCATTGTCGATCCGACTCAGAAGGAAAAGTCCATTACAGACTCCAACAAAGGGCTGAAAATGGCTCGACGCACCAATGCGGATAAGAGTTCGAAGTCAACATCAAGTGACTCAGTTGGCTGCGATCGAAAGGGCTATTTCACTTTCCAAGAGACATCTCTACCATGCCATGATTCTAGTCCACCCTCCgtgtattttttaaatgcaatagTAGGTATAGTTTTGTTCGTGTTCGTTATTCGGGAACTGGTGTTATATGGGAACTGGTGCTAA
- the LOC132186718 gene encoding uncharacterized calcium-binding protein At1g02270-like isoform X4, whose product MGCESTAKYRSLASMAETETETETEAGAEQEEGGCISCTTFNILAPIYKRLDQQNQSLRESDFRAFWRGRNQGILDWLLHESSSVVICLQEFWVGNNELVHMYRERLGHAGYTIFKLARTNNRGDGLLTAIHKDYLRVLDYRELLFNDFGDRVAQLFHVESVVPFLQDHQGNVGQETLIVNTHLLFPHDSSLSLVRLRQVYKILQYVESYQREKKLKPTPIILCGDWNGSKRGHVYKFLRSQGFVSSYDTAHKYTDSDADAHKWVSHRNHRGNICGVDFIWLCNPNKSLKPLRTSWAEAVFGIIKYVLRKTSDDAFAFLKGDNHVDFITFSNFCEALHRVKLIGLPCGLSFQEIKDLWTQADINGDGVVDYEEFKKIWNPTWSRQTEEYIETSIEELKQSTTKEAIGFKVKNAALFPREVEKGIWPENYSLSDHASLTVVFSPVSLRSSQSNNHT is encoded by the exons ATGGGTTGTGAGTCGACAGCCAAGTACAGGTCCTTGGCGTCAATGGCAGAGACGGAGACGGAGACGGAGACAGAGGCAGGGGCAGAGCAAGAAGAAGGGGGTTGTATATCATGCACTACTTTCAATATCCTGGCTCCCATCTACAAGCGACTCGATCAACAG AATCAAAGTCTTCGTGAAAGCGACTTCAGGGCGTTCTGGAGGGGCCGGAACCAGGGGATTTTGGATTGGTTGCTCCATGAATCGTCCTCCGTTGTTATATGTCTACAG GAATTCTGGGTTGGAAATAATGAACTTGTGCATATGTACCGGGAGAGGCTCGGCCATGCAGGCTATACTATCTTCAAGCTTGCACGAACCAACAACCGTGGAGATG GTCTGTTGACTGCCATACATAAGGACTACTTAAGGGTTTTGGATTATCGAGAGTTGCTTTTTAATGACTTTGGTGACCGTGTTGCTCAGCTGTTTCATGTTGAGTCAGTTGTCCCTTTTTTACAAGACCACCAGGGCAACGTTGGACAAGAAACTCTAATTGTGAACACCCACTTGCTATTTCCTCATGATTCAAGTCTATCTCTTGTAAGACTGCGTCAG GTTTACAAAATACTGCAATATGTGGAATCATatcagagagaaaaaaaactcaaacccaCTCCTATCATACTATGTGG TGACTGGAACGGAAGCAAGCGTGGGCATGTTTACAAGTTCCTTAGGTCACAGGGATTTGTATCATCATATGATACTGCCCATAAATATACCGACAGTGATGCAGATGCTCACAAG TGGGTTAGCCACCGCAATCATAGGGGAAACATCTGTGGCGTTGATTTCATTTGGCTTTGTAATCCTAACAAGTCGCTCAAACCATTGAGAACAAGTTGGGCTGAAGCagtttttggaataattaaG TATGTGCTTCGAAAAACTTCAGATGATGCATTTGCCTTTCTAAAGGGTGACAACCATGTGGATTTTATTACATTTTCCAACTTCTGTGAAGCACTCCACCGG GTTAAGTTAATTGGTCTTCCTTGTGGGCTAAGTTTCCAAGAGATAAAGGATCTGTGGACCCAAGCAGACATCAATGGAGATGGTGTTGTTGATTATGAAGAATTCAAG AAGATTTGGAATCCTACATGGTCAAGGCAGACAGAGGAGTATATTGAGACAAGTATAGAAGAACTCAAACAGAGCACCACCAAGGAAGCCATCGGTTTCAAAGTGAAGAATGCAGCTCTCTTCCCTCGGGAAGTGGAGAAAGGAATCTGGCCAGAAAACTACTCTCTTTCTGATCATGCCTCACTCACTGTTGTCTTTTCACCTGTAAGCTTGCGGTCTTCTCAGTCCAATAATCATACTTAG
- the LOC132186718 gene encoding uncharacterized calcium-binding protein At1g02270-like isoform X3 → MGCESTAKYRSLASMAETETETETEAGAEQEEGGCISCTTFNILAPIYKRLDQQNQSLRESDFRAFWRGRNQGILDWLLHESSSVVICLQEFWVGNNELVHMYRERLGHAGYTIFKLARTNNRGDGLLTAIHKDYLRVLDYRELLFNDFGDRVAQLFHVESVVPFLQDHQGNVGQETLIVNTHLLFPHDSSLSLVRLRQVYKILQYVESYQREKKLKPTPIILCGDWNGSKRGHVYKFLRSQGFVSSYDTAHKYTDSDADAHKWVSHRNHRGNICGVDFIWLCNPNKSLKPLRTSWAEAVFGIIKYVLRKTSDDAFAFLKGDNHVDFITFSNFCEALHRVKLIGLPCGLSFQEIKDLWTQADINGDGVVDYEEFKQKIWNPTWSRQTEEYIETSIEELKQSTTKEAIGFKVKNAALFPREVEKGIWPENYSLSDHASLTVVFSPVSLRSSQSNNHT, encoded by the exons ATGGGTTGTGAGTCGACAGCCAAGTACAGGTCCTTGGCGTCAATGGCAGAGACGGAGACGGAGACGGAGACAGAGGCAGGGGCAGAGCAAGAAGAAGGGGGTTGTATATCATGCACTACTTTCAATATCCTGGCTCCCATCTACAAGCGACTCGATCAACAG AATCAAAGTCTTCGTGAAAGCGACTTCAGGGCGTTCTGGAGGGGCCGGAACCAGGGGATTTTGGATTGGTTGCTCCATGAATCGTCCTCCGTTGTTATATGTCTACAG GAATTCTGGGTTGGAAATAATGAACTTGTGCATATGTACCGGGAGAGGCTCGGCCATGCAGGCTATACTATCTTCAAGCTTGCACGAACCAACAACCGTGGAGATG GTCTGTTGACTGCCATACATAAGGACTACTTAAGGGTTTTGGATTATCGAGAGTTGCTTTTTAATGACTTTGGTGACCGTGTTGCTCAGCTGTTTCATGTTGAGTCAGTTGTCCCTTTTTTACAAGACCACCAGGGCAACGTTGGACAAGAAACTCTAATTGTGAACACCCACTTGCTATTTCCTCATGATTCAAGTCTATCTCTTGTAAGACTGCGTCAG GTTTACAAAATACTGCAATATGTGGAATCATatcagagagaaaaaaaactcaaacccaCTCCTATCATACTATGTGG TGACTGGAACGGAAGCAAGCGTGGGCATGTTTACAAGTTCCTTAGGTCACAGGGATTTGTATCATCATATGATACTGCCCATAAATATACCGACAGTGATGCAGATGCTCACAAG TGGGTTAGCCACCGCAATCATAGGGGAAACATCTGTGGCGTTGATTTCATTTGGCTTTGTAATCCTAACAAGTCGCTCAAACCATTGAGAACAAGTTGGGCTGAAGCagtttttggaataattaaG TATGTGCTTCGAAAAACTTCAGATGATGCATTTGCCTTTCTAAAGGGTGACAACCATGTGGATTTTATTACATTTTCCAACTTCTGTGAAGCACTCCACCGG GTTAAGTTAATTGGTCTTCCTTGTGGGCTAAGTTTCCAAGAGATAAAGGATCTGTGGACCCAAGCAGACATCAATGGAGATGGTGTTGTTGATTATGAAGAATTCAAG CAGAAGATTTGGAATCCTACATGGTCAAGGCAGACAGAGGAGTATATTGAGACAAGTATAGAAGAACTCAAACAGAGCACCACCAAGGAAGCCATCGGTTTCAAAGTGAAGAATGCAGCTCTCTTCCCTCGGGAAGTGGAGAAAGGAATCTGGCCAGAAAACTACTCTCTTTCTGATCATGCCTCACTCACTGTTGTCTTTTCACCTGTAAGCTTGCGGTCTTCTCAGTCCAATAATCATACTTAG
- the LOC132186718 gene encoding uncharacterized calcium-binding protein At1g02270-like isoform X2, with protein sequence MGCESTAKYRSLASMAETETETETEAGAEQEEGGCISCTTFNILAPIYKRLDQQWLYVIVGVEQNQSLRESDFRAFWRGRNQGILDWLLHESSSVVICLQEFWVGNNELVHMYRERLGHAGYTIFKLARTNNRGDGLLTAIHKDYLRVLDYRELLFNDFGDRVAQLFHVESVVPFLQDHQGNVGQETLIVNTHLLFPHDSSLSLVRLRQVYKILQYVESYQREKKLKPTPIILCGDWNGSKRGHVYKFLRSQGFVSSYDTAHKYTDSDADAHKWVSHRNHRGNICGVDFIWLCNPNKSLKPLRTSWAEAVFGIIKYVLRKTSDDAFAFLKGDNHVDFITFSNFCEALHRVKLIGLPCGLSFQEIKDLWTQADINGDGVVDYEEFKKIWNPTWSRQTEEYIETSIEELKQSTTKEAIGFKVKNAALFPREVEKGIWPENYSLSDHASLTVVFSPVSLRSSQSNNHT encoded by the exons ATGGGTTGTGAGTCGACAGCCAAGTACAGGTCCTTGGCGTCAATGGCAGAGACGGAGACGGAGACGGAGACAGAGGCAGGGGCAGAGCAAGAAGAAGGGGGTTGTATATCATGCACTACTTTCAATATCCTGGCTCCCATCTACAAGCGACTCGATCAACAG TGGCTTTATGTTATAGTGGGTGTGGAACAGAATCAAAGTCTTCGTGAAAGCGACTTCAGGGCGTTCTGGAGGGGCCGGAACCAGGGGATTTTGGATTGGTTGCTCCATGAATCGTCCTCCGTTGTTATATGTCTACAG GAATTCTGGGTTGGAAATAATGAACTTGTGCATATGTACCGGGAGAGGCTCGGCCATGCAGGCTATACTATCTTCAAGCTTGCACGAACCAACAACCGTGGAGATG GTCTGTTGACTGCCATACATAAGGACTACTTAAGGGTTTTGGATTATCGAGAGTTGCTTTTTAATGACTTTGGTGACCGTGTTGCTCAGCTGTTTCATGTTGAGTCAGTTGTCCCTTTTTTACAAGACCACCAGGGCAACGTTGGACAAGAAACTCTAATTGTGAACACCCACTTGCTATTTCCTCATGATTCAAGTCTATCTCTTGTAAGACTGCGTCAG GTTTACAAAATACTGCAATATGTGGAATCATatcagagagaaaaaaaactcaaacccaCTCCTATCATACTATGTGG TGACTGGAACGGAAGCAAGCGTGGGCATGTTTACAAGTTCCTTAGGTCACAGGGATTTGTATCATCATATGATACTGCCCATAAATATACCGACAGTGATGCAGATGCTCACAAG TGGGTTAGCCACCGCAATCATAGGGGAAACATCTGTGGCGTTGATTTCATTTGGCTTTGTAATCCTAACAAGTCGCTCAAACCATTGAGAACAAGTTGGGCTGAAGCagtttttggaataattaaG TATGTGCTTCGAAAAACTTCAGATGATGCATTTGCCTTTCTAAAGGGTGACAACCATGTGGATTTTATTACATTTTCCAACTTCTGTGAAGCACTCCACCGG GTTAAGTTAATTGGTCTTCCTTGTGGGCTAAGTTTCCAAGAGATAAAGGATCTGTGGACCCAAGCAGACATCAATGGAGATGGTGTTGTTGATTATGAAGAATTCAAG AAGATTTGGAATCCTACATGGTCAAGGCAGACAGAGGAGTATATTGAGACAAGTATAGAAGAACTCAAACAGAGCACCACCAAGGAAGCCATCGGTTTCAAAGTGAAGAATGCAGCTCTCTTCCCTCGGGAAGTGGAGAAAGGAATCTGGCCAGAAAACTACTCTCTTTCTGATCATGCCTCACTCACTGTTGTCTTTTCACCTGTAAGCTTGCGGTCTTCTCAGTCCAATAATCATACTTAG
- the LOC132186718 gene encoding uncharacterized calcium-binding protein At1g02270-like isoform X1, with product MGCESTAKYRSLASMAETETETETEAGAEQEEGGCISCTTFNILAPIYKRLDQQWLYVIVGVEQNQSLRESDFRAFWRGRNQGILDWLLHESSSVVICLQEFWVGNNELVHMYRERLGHAGYTIFKLARTNNRGDGLLTAIHKDYLRVLDYRELLFNDFGDRVAQLFHVESVVPFLQDHQGNVGQETLIVNTHLLFPHDSSLSLVRLRQVYKILQYVESYQREKKLKPTPIILCGDWNGSKRGHVYKFLRSQGFVSSYDTAHKYTDSDADAHKWVSHRNHRGNICGVDFIWLCNPNKSLKPLRTSWAEAVFGIIKYVLRKTSDDAFAFLKGDNHVDFITFSNFCEALHRVKLIGLPCGLSFQEIKDLWTQADINGDGVVDYEEFKQKIWNPTWSRQTEEYIETSIEELKQSTTKEAIGFKVKNAALFPREVEKGIWPENYSLSDHASLTVVFSPVSLRSSQSNNHT from the exons ATGGGTTGTGAGTCGACAGCCAAGTACAGGTCCTTGGCGTCAATGGCAGAGACGGAGACGGAGACGGAGACAGAGGCAGGGGCAGAGCAAGAAGAAGGGGGTTGTATATCATGCACTACTTTCAATATCCTGGCTCCCATCTACAAGCGACTCGATCAACAG TGGCTTTATGTTATAGTGGGTGTGGAACAGAATCAAAGTCTTCGTGAAAGCGACTTCAGGGCGTTCTGGAGGGGCCGGAACCAGGGGATTTTGGATTGGTTGCTCCATGAATCGTCCTCCGTTGTTATATGTCTACAG GAATTCTGGGTTGGAAATAATGAACTTGTGCATATGTACCGGGAGAGGCTCGGCCATGCAGGCTATACTATCTTCAAGCTTGCACGAACCAACAACCGTGGAGATG GTCTGTTGACTGCCATACATAAGGACTACTTAAGGGTTTTGGATTATCGAGAGTTGCTTTTTAATGACTTTGGTGACCGTGTTGCTCAGCTGTTTCATGTTGAGTCAGTTGTCCCTTTTTTACAAGACCACCAGGGCAACGTTGGACAAGAAACTCTAATTGTGAACACCCACTTGCTATTTCCTCATGATTCAAGTCTATCTCTTGTAAGACTGCGTCAG GTTTACAAAATACTGCAATATGTGGAATCATatcagagagaaaaaaaactcaaacccaCTCCTATCATACTATGTGG TGACTGGAACGGAAGCAAGCGTGGGCATGTTTACAAGTTCCTTAGGTCACAGGGATTTGTATCATCATATGATACTGCCCATAAATATACCGACAGTGATGCAGATGCTCACAAG TGGGTTAGCCACCGCAATCATAGGGGAAACATCTGTGGCGTTGATTTCATTTGGCTTTGTAATCCTAACAAGTCGCTCAAACCATTGAGAACAAGTTGGGCTGAAGCagtttttggaataattaaG TATGTGCTTCGAAAAACTTCAGATGATGCATTTGCCTTTCTAAAGGGTGACAACCATGTGGATTTTATTACATTTTCCAACTTCTGTGAAGCACTCCACCGG GTTAAGTTAATTGGTCTTCCTTGTGGGCTAAGTTTCCAAGAGATAAAGGATCTGTGGACCCAAGCAGACATCAATGGAGATGGTGTTGTTGATTATGAAGAATTCAAG CAGAAGATTTGGAATCCTACATGGTCAAGGCAGACAGAGGAGTATATTGAGACAAGTATAGAAGAACTCAAACAGAGCACCACCAAGGAAGCCATCGGTTTCAAAGTGAAGAATGCAGCTCTCTTCCCTCGGGAAGTGGAGAAAGGAATCTGGCCAGAAAACTACTCTCTTTCTGATCATGCCTCACTCACTGTTGTCTTTTCACCTGTAAGCTTGCGGTCTTCTCAGTCCAATAATCATACTTAG
- the LOC132188592 gene encoding protein NTM1-like 9 isoform X1 — MGSMPVGYRFHPTDEELVNHYLKLKMLGKDSLVRDIAEVDICKWEPWDLPGKSAIKSDDLEWFFFCPRDFNGSRTNRATETGYWKVTGRDRKVRARGTNNVIATKKTLVFYKGRVPKGVRTHWVIHEYHPAAAPHVYKNFVLCRLKKKIDEKTNVSTCDEGEASSYTASDFEIPVLDDTNQEVYIQPEPNLVSFFGATFQPHDFELSSSLQLQEYDPQGLSFLGPAVSNSHNDEHNRRLCFQSGANEEEDDEFVNSLLVAQDEYSYDEVIHQGNSRAPEPLRKVYFADGGLSSDTDTDTAQTRFETFPRTSILSNKHVGPKQQVQTHTVKTPFGSVSSSSQNHAQHREGRNGFLHNDSLRLDATSDKSICCITRVGSESPPKPQHPRRSRHFVGQRAAQGRSQSQRNSLCKAESEDKAKVASRDGTIVDPTQKEKSITDSNKGLKMARRTNADKSSKSTSSDSVGCDRKGYFTFQETSLPCHDSSPPSVYFLNAIVGIVLFVFVIRELVLYGNWC; from the exons ATGGGGTCAATGCCGGTGGGATACAGATTCCACCCAACCGATGAAGAACTCGTCAACCACTACCTGAAGCTCAAAATGCTCGGCAAGGATTCCCTGGTTCGCGACATCGCTGAAGTTGATATCTGCAAGTGGGAGCCTTGGGACTTGCCTG GGAAGTCGGCGATTAAGTCAGATGACCTTGAATGGTTCTTCTTCTGTCCCCGGGATTTCAACGGTAGCCGGACGAACAGGGCGACTGAGACCGGCTACTGGAAAGTCACCGGTAGGGATCGGAAGGTCAGGGCTAGAGGCACCAACAACGTGATTGCTACAAAGAAGACTCTGGTCTTCTATAAAGGTCGTGTTCCTAAGGGGGTTAGGACCCATTGGGTCATTCACGAATATCACCCAGCTGCCGCACCTCATGTATAT aaaaactttgtcctctgtcgcttaaagaaaaaaatagatgaGAAGACTAATGTGTCAACCTGTGATGAAGGTGAGGCAAGCAGCTATACTGCCTCTGATTTTGAAATTCCGGTTCTAGATGATACAAATCAAGAG GTATATATTCAGCCAGAACCAAACCTGGTATCATTCTTTGGGGCGACCTTTCAGCCACATGATTTTGAATTATCTTCCTCGTTGCAATTGCAAGAATACGATCCTCAGGGGCTCTCTTTCTTGGGTCCCGCAgtttccaatagccataatgaTGAACACAATAGGAGGCTATGTTTTCAGTCTGGCGCTAATGAAGAGGAAGATGATGAGTTCGTGAATTCACTTCTTGTTGCTCAGGATGAATACTCCTATGACGAAGTTATTCACCAGGGCAACTCCAGGGCACCGGAGCCATTGAGAAAGGTGTACTTTGCCGATGGTGGATTGAGCAGTGACACAGACACTGACACAGCTCAAACACGG TTTGAAACTTTTCCGCGAACTTCGATCTTGTCTAATAAGCATGTCGGTCCAAAACAACAAGTGCAAACGCATACGGTTAAAACACCATTTGGAAGTGTATCCTCTTCCTCTCAAAACCATGCCCAGCACAGAGAAGGAAGAAATGGTTTCCTTCATAATGATTCCTTGAGACTTGATGCTACATCTGATAAGAGCATCTGTTGCATTACACGTGTCGGATCAGAATCTCCTCCAAAACCTCAACATCCACGAAGATCCCGCCACTTTGTAGGACAGAGAGCTGCTCAGGGAAGAAGCCAATCACAGAGAAACAGTTTGTGCAAAGCAGAATCGGAAGACAAG GCCAAAGTTGCTTCAAGAGATGGCACCATTGTCGATCCGACTCAGAAGGAAAAGTCCATTACAGACTCCAACAAAGGGCTGAAAATGGCTCGACGCACCAATGCGGATAAGAGTTCGAAGTCAACATCAAGTGACTCAGTTGGCTGCGATCGAAAGGGCTATTTCACTTTCCAAGAGACATCTCTACCATGCCATGATTCTAGTCCACCCTCCgtgtattttttaaatgcaatagTAGGTATAGTTTTGTTCGTGTTCGTTATTCGGGAACTGGTGTTATATGGGAACTGGTGCTAA
- the LOC132187337 gene encoding protein ARV 2-like isoform X1 — MEYRCVQCGFGIKTLFVQYSPGNIRLMKCENCRAVADGYIECETMLLIIDLILHKPKAYRHLLYNMLKQELANLEGLWWKSTFGYLFLDAYRSLVLKSSKEEWGLSMSFSSLLWTCGKILTDVFFENFLFLCTFLLATKIFLSRLPGAPRNKDLVLAILISSYFKIFLIAMMAWEFPSSVIFIIDLFVLSSNTMAVKVITGSAMSRCIGACLSAHAVKVLTSQML; from the exons ATGGAGTACCGGTGCGTCCAGTGCGGGTTTGGGATCAAAACACTGTTCGTGCAATACTCGCCCGGCAACATTCGACTCATGAAATGT GAGAATTGCAGGGCGGTCGCTGATGGGTATATCGAATGTGAAACCATG CTTCTTATAATTGATTTGATTCTGCACAAGCCCAAAGCATATAGACATCTACTCTATAACATGCTTAAGCAAGAACTTGCAAATCTCGAG GGTTTATGGTGGAAGTCAACTTTTGGTTATCTTTTTTTGGATGCTT ACAGGAGTCTTGTTTTAAAAAGTAGTAAGGAAGAATGGGGTTTGTCCATGAGCTTTTCTTCATTACTTTGGACTTGTGGAAAG ATTTTGACAGATGTATTTTTTGAgaactttttgtttctttgtacCTTTCTTCTTGCAACGAAGATATTTCTGAGCAGATTACCTGGAGCCCCAAG GAACAAAGACCTTGTGCTTGCAATCTTGATTTCAAGTTACTTCAAGATATTTCTTATTGCCATGATG GCCTGGGAGTTTCCATCTTCTGTGATTTTCATCattgatttatttgttttatcatCCAACACAATGGCAGTAAAAG TGATAACCGGATCAGCAATGAGTAGATGCATAGGAGCCTGCCTCAGTGCGCATGCTGTTAAAGTTTTGACCTCTCAGATGCTCTAG